In the Bacteroidales bacterium genome, one interval contains:
- a CDS encoding class I SAM-dependent methyltransferase — protein sequence MLLHLKPDRERSVLRRHPWIFSGAVGKIDKAAEPGQTMEIVSSSGKWLARGAISPASQIIVRIWTFDPVEEVDETFFQRRLKKAILYRQLLYGGSLSAACRLVYAENDGLPGVIIDKYGDFMVCQFLSAGAERWKDTIVRILEALIPCRGIYERSDAEVRLKEGLAPKAGVLAGQQPPDLVHININDLTYPVDVKKGHKTGFYLDQSVNRSIVASLSENRDVLNCFCYTGSFTAAALAGGAASVCSVETSAEALQLARQTLSVNNLDASRATFIEDDVFHRLRLFRDEARSFDLIILDPPKFAESRSQLEKASRGYKDINLLAFKLLRPNGTLVTFSCSGLVTRELFGKIVADAALDAGKEARILQWLTQAPDHPVVLSFPEGMYLKGMAIKISD from the coding sequence ATGCTTCTTCACCTCAAGCCAGACCGTGAACGATCCGTTCTCCGCCGGCACCCGTGGATCTTTTCCGGAGCAGTGGGAAAAATCGACAAAGCGGCCGAGCCGGGCCAAACCATGGAGATCGTCTCCTCCTCAGGGAAATGGCTTGCCAGGGGAGCGATATCCCCCGCATCCCAGATCATCGTGCGCATCTGGACCTTTGATCCCGTGGAAGAGGTGGATGAAACTTTTTTTCAAAGACGTCTTAAAAAGGCCATCCTCTACAGGCAACTACTATACGGCGGTTCCCTGTCCGCAGCATGCAGGCTGGTCTATGCTGAAAACGATGGATTGCCCGGTGTGATCATCGATAAATACGGCGATTTCATGGTTTGCCAGTTTCTTTCTGCAGGGGCTGAACGCTGGAAGGATACCATTGTCCGGATCCTGGAAGCTTTGATCCCCTGCAGGGGCATCTATGAACGTTCAGATGCGGAGGTCAGGCTGAAAGAGGGGCTTGCTCCGAAGGCTGGCGTACTTGCGGGTCAGCAACCCCCGGATCTGGTACACATAAATATCAATGACCTGACCTATCCCGTCGATGTGAAAAAAGGCCACAAGACCGGCTTTTACCTCGATCAGTCGGTCAACCGATCCATCGTTGCCTCGCTGAGCGAGAACAGGGATGTCTTGAATTGCTTTTGCTATACAGGCAGTTTCACGGCGGCTGCATTGGCGGGAGGTGCTGCTTCGGTCTGCAGCGTTGAAACTTCGGCCGAGGCACTCCAGCTGGCACGGCAAACCCTTTCCGTCAATAATCTTGATGCATCCCGGGCAACCTTCATCGAAGATGACGTCTTTCACAGGCTCAGATTGTTCCGTGATGAAGCCCGGTCGTTTGACCTGATCATCCTTGATCCGCCAAAATTTGCCGAATCCCGGAGCCAGCTTGAAAAGGCAAGTCGGGGATATAAAGATATTAACCTACTGGCATTCAAATTATTACGTCCAAACGGAACGCTTGTTACCTTCTCCTGCTCCGGTCTGGTGACCCGCGAGCTGTTCGGTAAAATCGTGGCTGACGCAGCACTGGATGCCGGTAAGGAAGCTCGTATCCTGCAGTGGCTCACCCAGGCACCGGATCATCCGGTCGTGCTCAGTTTCCCGGAGGGAATGTATCTGAAGGGAATGGCAATAAAGATATCAGATTGA
- a CDS encoding methyltransferase domain-containing protein, with amino-acid sequence MQERHKNKEQYFQEQSYTTRKYVIPFIQECCPLNERTRVLEIGCGEGGNLKPFLDMGCQVTGIELSESKIQLARSFLDHPDYKNRLRLIAENIYKVHDPTVKADLIILRDVIEHLPGQEQFMMHVKLFLYPGGRIFFAFPPWYNPYGGHQQVCRSRILSRLPYFHLLPSFLYRFILKVFGESEGTIQGLMEIKETGLSIERFERILKKKHYSIEKRQHYLINPNYEIKFKLKPRKQNRFIAALPFVRDFLTTSGYYLVSADKNTSYHK; translated from the coding sequence ATGCAGGAACGGCATAAAAACAAGGAGCAGTATTTTCAGGAACAGTCCTATACCACCCGGAAATACGTCATCCCCTTCATCCAGGAATGCTGTCCATTGAATGAGCGGACCCGGGTGCTGGAGATCGGGTGCGGGGAAGGTGGCAACCTGAAGCCTTTCCTCGACATGGGCTGCCAGGTGACGGGAATTGAACTTTCGGAAAGCAAGATCCAACTGGCCCGGTCATTTCTTGATCATCCGGATTATAAGAACAGGCTCCGCCTTATTGCAGAGAATATTTACAAAGTGCATGACCCGACCGTAAAAGCGGATCTGATCATCCTGAGGGATGTGATCGAACACCTTCCCGGCCAGGAGCAGTTTATGATGCACGTGAAACTGTTCCTTTATCCCGGCGGCAGGATCTTTTTTGCCTTTCCACCCTGGTATAATCCCTATGGAGGGCACCAGCAGGTTTGCCGCAGCAGGATTCTCAGCCGCCTGCCCTATTTCCATTTGCTGCCTTCTTTTCTTTACAGGTTTATCCTGAAGGTTTTCGGCGAAAGTGAAGGGACCATCCAGGGGCTGATGGAAATCAAAGAGACCGGCCTGTCCATTGAGCGGTTTGAACGAATATTGAAAAAGAAACACTACAGCATAGAAAAGAGGCAGCATTACCTGATCAACCCGAACTATGAAATCAAATTCAAGCTGAAACCCAGGAAGCAGAACAGGTTCATTGCGGCGTTACCTTTTGTCAGGGATTTTCTGACCACCTCGGGTTATTACCTCGTATCTGCGGATAAGAACACCTCTTACCATAAATAG
- a CDS encoding glycoside hydrolase family 2 TIM barrel-domain containing protein yields MRNLILLLMTGMFLASCYPKRDAADLIRLGLDQGWEFRQADTGKWMPAMVPGTVHTDLLDNNRIEDPFYRLNERHLQWIDKTDWEYRTNFKADPNILRKDNLDLVFEGLDTYAEIYLNDQLILTTDNMFRTWRAGCKDHIRKGDNSLRIRFLSPINEGLKKLRAHGYPLPASNDQSETGGVGDQRISPFVRKAPYHFGWDWGPRLVTSGIWRPVSLEAWDNVRIRDLQVLTKNLEPDQADLEAQFNVLAVKEVQLDARIYADSVLIREETLALVPGENPVNIAFTIPNPGLWWPNGLGDQKIYGIKVVLGRGSEMAGEAETTTGLRTLRLVQDPDPDGSGKSFYFEINGVPVFAKGANYIPNDVFLTRVTPDRYEYMVSSAAEANMNMLRVWGGGIYENDLFYDLCDQYGIMVWQDFMFACSMHPGDDDFLESVRLEATDNVKRLRNHPSIVLWCGNNEIETAWAEWDENRGWGWKQLYNREQRTAIWKAYDTLFHKILPDVVATCDPEVPYWHSSPSAGLGKLAGYDTKSGDMHYWGVWHGQHPFSDFRKYRARFMSEYGFQSFPEFNSVKKYTLPEDHSIESEVMMSHQRSGIGNLRIRQYMDPDYRIPSDFEPFLYVGQLLQAEAIKMAIESHRSDRPYCMGTLYWQINDCWPVASWSGIDYYGRWKALHYFVREAFKPVALVMDEQEGNVRVHIVSDLPETQTAMLVMKIIRFDGRELWRESFPVHFPAQSSSLCFEKDIPGLDTATCVMVATLSSGGIVYDSGLHYFARPKFLKLGDPELTVEISDTDNLFEVTLTCKALAKNVFLTTEGVEGQFSDNFFDILPGDQKKITFPKSGTLAEFKARLKIMHLQQTASVFL; encoded by the coding sequence ATGAGAAATTTGATTTTACTTCTGATGACTGGGATGTTTTTGGCATCCTGTTATCCGAAAAGGGATGCTGCTGACCTGATCCGTCTCGGGCTGGACCAAGGCTGGGAATTCCGCCAGGCGGATACGGGCAAATGGATGCCTGCGATGGTTCCCGGAACGGTCCACACCGATCTTCTGGACAATAACAGGATCGAAGACCCTTTTTACCGTTTGAACGAAAGGCACCTGCAATGGATCGATAAAACGGACTGGGAATACAGGACCAATTTCAAGGCTGACCCGAACATACTCCGGAAAGACAATCTGGATCTCGTTTTTGAAGGACTGGACACGTATGCGGAGATTTACCTGAATGACCAGCTCATTCTGACAACAGACAATATGTTCAGGACCTGGAGAGCCGGCTGTAAAGACCACATTCGGAAAGGAGATAATTCACTCAGGATCAGGTTCTTATCACCTATTAACGAAGGTCTGAAAAAGCTGCGGGCCCACGGTTATCCCCTGCCTGCCTCCAACGACCAGTCAGAAACCGGGGGCGTTGGCGATCAGAGGATAAGTCCATTTGTCAGAAAGGCACCGTATCATTTCGGGTGGGACTGGGGTCCGCGGCTGGTGACCTCCGGCATCTGGCGTCCTGTCAGCCTGGAAGCGTGGGACAATGTCCGGATCAGGGATCTGCAAGTCCTGACTAAGAACCTTGAACCGGATCAGGCTGATCTGGAGGCACAGTTTAACGTTCTTGCCGTTAAAGAAGTTCAGCTGGATGCCAGGATCTATGCTGACAGTGTACTTATCCGGGAAGAGACCCTTGCGCTGGTACCGGGAGAGAATCCCGTGAACATTGCTTTCACCATCCCGAATCCCGGGCTCTGGTGGCCCAATGGCCTGGGTGATCAGAAGATCTACGGGATCAAAGTCGTGCTGGGCCGGGGATCAGAAATGGCCGGTGAAGCTGAGACAACCACCGGTCTGAGGACCCTCCGCCTGGTACAGGATCCGGATCCGGACGGCAGTGGCAAAAGCTTTTACTTTGAGATTAACGGAGTACCTGTTTTTGCAAAGGGGGCCAATTACATACCGAACGATGTCTTTTTGACGCGTGTCACTCCTGACAGGTATGAATATATGGTAAGTTCGGCGGCCGAGGCCAACATGAACATGCTTCGTGTCTGGGGAGGAGGGATTTACGAAAATGATCTTTTTTACGATCTGTGTGATCAATACGGGATCATGGTGTGGCAGGATTTTATGTTTGCCTGTTCGATGCACCCGGGCGATGATGATTTTCTGGAGAGTGTCAGGCTGGAGGCTACCGATAACGTAAAACGGTTGCGCAATCATCCTTCGATTGTCCTCTGGTGCGGCAACAATGAAATTGAGACAGCCTGGGCCGAATGGGATGAAAACAGGGGATGGGGATGGAAACAATTGTATAACCGCGAACAGCGAACGGCGATCTGGAAGGCGTACGATACGCTGTTTCACAAGATACTCCCTGATGTCGTGGCCACCTGTGATCCGGAAGTGCCTTACTGGCATTCGTCACCATCGGCGGGATTGGGAAAGCTGGCCGGATACGATACGAAATCAGGCGACATGCATTACTGGGGGGTGTGGCATGGCCAGCATCCCTTCAGCGATTTCAGGAAGTACCGGGCCCGGTTCATGAGTGAATATGGGTTCCAGTCGTTCCCGGAATTCAATTCGGTGAAGAAATACACCCTGCCGGAGGATCATTCGATTGAATCGGAAGTGATGATGTCGCACCAGCGCAGTGGCATTGGAAACCTGCGTATCCGGCAGTACATGGACCCAGATTATCGGATCCCATCGGATTTCGAACCATTCCTGTATGTCGGTCAGCTGCTGCAGGCGGAAGCCATTAAAATGGCCATTGAAAGCCACCGGTCCGACAGGCCCTACTGCATGGGAACCCTCTACTGGCAGATCAATGATTGCTGGCCCGTGGCATCCTGGTCGGGCATCGATTATTATGGCCGTTGGAAAGCATTGCATTATTTCGTCCGGGAGGCATTCAAACCGGTTGCCCTGGTGATGGATGAACAGGAGGGGAACGTAAGGGTGCATATCGTTTCAGACCTTCCTGAAACGCAAACGGCCATGCTCGTAATGAAGATCATACGTTTTGACGGCCGGGAGCTGTGGCGGGAATCGTTTCCTGTTCATTTTCCGGCACAGTCCTCGTCCCTCTGTTTCGAAAAAGATATCCCGGGGTTGGACACGGCCACTTGCGTGATGGTTGCCACCCTCAGCAGCGGAGGCATCGTTTATGATTCCGGCCTTCACTATTTCGCACGGCCAAAATTCCTGAAACTTGGCGATCCGGAATTGACAGTGGAAATAAGCGATACAGATAATCTCTTCGAGGTCACACTTACCTGTAAAGCGTTGGCAAAGAATGTTTTTCTGACAACTGAAGGGGTTGAGGGACAGTTTTCGGATAATTTTTTCGATATCCTCCCTGGGGATCAGAAAAAGATTACATTTCCAAAATCAGGGACGCTGGCAGAGTTTAAGGCTCGGCTGAAGATCATGCATCTTCAGCAAACCGCATCAGTATTCCTTTAG
- a CDS encoding SprT family zinc-dependent metalloprotease — protein sequence MKIPISRIIRSRRHTIALIITRDARLVVRAPLQATMTEIEALVEHKRSWITKKLQQVQQRQDVHRMNPFKDGELFRYKGKQYPLTITSSERSIHLNDNHILFPERYLANPERAMIYWYAHETLRTISERVRHYAETYGFRHTGITVTGARTRWGSCSPANRLCFSWRLILTPETVIDYVVVHELCHTVEKNHSQRFWNKVASILPDYKERKRILKEY from the coding sequence ATGAAGATTCCCATCTCCCGCATCATCCGTTCCCGCCGCCATACCATCGCCCTGATCATCACCCGCGATGCACGCCTGGTCGTCCGTGCTCCCCTGCAAGCAACCATGACCGAAATTGAAGCCCTGGTCGAACACAAACGGAGCTGGATCACTAAAAAGCTTCAGCAGGTTCAACAAAGACAGGATGTCCACAGAATGAATCCTTTCAAGGATGGAGAGCTGTTCCGGTACAAAGGAAAGCAGTATCCGCTGACCATCACCTCCAGCGAGCGCTCCATCCATCTGAACGATAATCACATCCTGTTCCCCGAGCGGTACCTGGCCAATCCTGAGCGGGCTATGATATACTGGTATGCCCACGAAACACTCCGGACCATTTCGGAACGTGTCCGCCACTATGCCGAAACATATGGATTCCGGCATACCGGCATCACGGTCACCGGTGCCCGGACCAGATGGGGATCCTGCAGCCCGGCCAACCGGCTCTGCTTCTCCTGGCGTCTCATCCTGACCCCTGAAACGGTGATCGATTATGTTGTGGTCCATGAGTTGTGCCACACCGTTGAAAAGAACCACTCACAAAGGTTCTGGAATAAGGTTGCCTCCATCCTGCCGGATTATAAGGAAAGAAAAAGGATTCTAAAGGAATACTGA
- a CDS encoding aminotransferase class V-fold PLP-dependent enzyme, translating into MPLDLDFIRSQFPALDGNWIYFDNAGGTQTARQVGERLTDYLFHTNVQLGASYRISELAGQRVKDAQAAWAKWIHAQDPSEIIFGPSTTQLLQNLSKSFSLAFQPGDEVIVTNCDHEANIGPWRYLERFGIIVKEWKISPDDFRLHTESLQPLLTERTRLVAFTHVSNILGTINPVRELTAFIHEHGAMVCVDGVAYAPHRSINVTDWDVDFYVFSLYKVYGPHYSLLYGKRKHLEALPGINHFFIQEDEIPYKLQPGNVNFELTFSLTGILDYFNLAASHHNGMNSVNTCFPDAVLFDQLARQEEELAALLLDFLSSQSGIRIIGEKTSDRFLRVPTISFISEKIRSDRAVVQVDPHRIGIRYGDFYAHRLIRDLGLQERKGVIRVSMVHYNTVGEVRKLIGAFERIL; encoded by the coding sequence ATGCCCCTTGATCTTGATTTTATCCGCAGCCAGTTCCCCGCCCTGGATGGTAACTGGATCTATTTTGACAACGCCGGCGGAACACAGACAGCCCGGCAGGTGGGCGAACGACTCACCGATTACCTGTTCCATACAAACGTCCAGCTGGGTGCCTCCTACAGGATTTCAGAGCTGGCAGGTCAGCGTGTGAAGGATGCACAGGCTGCCTGGGCAAAATGGATCCACGCACAGGACCCATCGGAGATCATTTTCGGCCCCTCAACCACCCAGTTGCTGCAGAACCTTTCGAAATCATTCAGCCTGGCCTTCCAACCCGGCGACGAGGTGATCGTCACCAACTGCGACCACGAAGCCAATATCGGCCCCTGGAGATACCTGGAACGTTTTGGGATCATCGTGAAAGAATGGAAGATCAGCCCGGATGATTTCCGGCTGCACACCGAAAGCCTTCAGCCTCTGCTGACAGAAAGGACACGCCTGGTAGCCTTTACCCATGTTTCCAATATTCTCGGGACGATAAATCCTGTCAGGGAATTGACGGCTTTTATTCACGAACATGGTGCGATGGTATGCGTGGATGGCGTGGCCTATGCACCGCACCGGAGCATTAACGTAACGGACTGGGATGTTGATTTTTATGTTTTTAGCCTGTACAAGGTCTATGGCCCCCATTATTCCTTGCTTTATGGTAAAAGGAAGCACCTGGAGGCATTGCCCGGGATCAATCATTTTTTCATTCAGGAGGATGAGATCCCTTATAAACTGCAACCGGGAAATGTCAACTTTGAGCTGACCTTTTCCCTGACGGGGATCCTTGATTACTTTAACCTGGCCGCATCCCATCATAACGGAATGAATTCGGTGAATACCTGTTTTCCTGATGCCGTGTTGTTTGATCAACTTGCCCGGCAGGAGGAGGAACTTGCTGCTCTTCTCCTGGATTTTCTCTCATCCCAATCGGGCATCCGCATCATCGGTGAAAAAACTTCAGACAGATTTCTCCGTGTTCCGACCATTTCGTTCATTTCTGAAAAGATACGCAGCGATCGGGCAGTCGTTCAGGTCGATCCTCACCGGATCGGGATCCGGTACGGCGACTTTTACGCCCACCGCCTGATCCGGGATCTCGGTTTACAGGAGAGAAAGGGAGTGATCCGGGTGAGTATGGTGCATTATAATACGGTCGGGGAAGTCAGAAAGCTTATTGGGGCATTTGAGCGAATTTTATAA
- a CDS encoding TolC family protein — protein sequence MLPRLKAKNLLLILLLSFTGWLTGAAQQSLSLYQAVGTGLKNNYSIIIQQNHAQVASNNNTYGNAGFLPLVNLSGTQNNTFTSTHQEMFNGTVKDIDNARNRSLNTGVQLSWTLFDGLSMFANKDMLEILEGTGRTEVRVAMENTVSAIILNYFGVIQQQKLIAVMQDALNLSRERRNITRAKIDLGAGSEMQLLQATVDMNTDSINLIREMSALKQTMADLNRLMALDPLDTFILTDSITLSGPLLYDDLLARALRQNNELLIARNNLNISSFELKDARSQRYPRLNFNAGYTYNQINSETGFAEYSHSLGPSLGVSLSYPIFDGLNVNRTVQNAKLSINTNEYLVKDTELTIANDLYKIYTDYLTQLEIVQIERINQDVARKNLEVAFEKYRLGTINDIDLREIQKKYIDAQYQLLLSQFLAKKAETDLLRISGELSKMLDGK from the coding sequence ATGTTACCACGATTGAAAGCTAAAAACCTCCTGTTGATCCTTCTGCTGTCGTTCACCGGCTGGCTTACCGGCGCTGCCCAGCAATCCCTGAGCTTATACCAGGCTGTTGGAACCGGCTTGAAAAACAATTATTCGATCATCATACAACAAAACCATGCCCAGGTTGCCAGCAACAACAACACTTATGGGAATGCCGGATTCCTGCCCCTTGTGAACCTGAGCGGTACCCAGAACAATACGTTCACCAGCACTCACCAGGAAATGTTCAATGGCACAGTGAAAGATATCGACAATGCCAGGAACCGGTCGCTGAACACAGGGGTACAGCTATCCTGGACACTCTTCGACGGATTGAGCATGTTTGCCAACAAAGACATGCTCGAGATCCTGGAAGGCACCGGGCGGACTGAGGTCCGCGTCGCCATGGAAAATACGGTCTCCGCAATCATTCTAAACTACTTCGGGGTGATCCAGCAACAGAAACTGATCGCCGTGATGCAGGACGCCCTCAATCTTTCAAGGGAGCGAAGAAACATAACGCGCGCCAAGATCGACCTGGGAGCCGGATCGGAGATGCAGCTTCTGCAGGCAACAGTGGATATGAACACCGACAGTATCAACCTGATCCGGGAAATGTCGGCACTGAAACAAACCATGGCCGACCTGAACCGGCTGATGGCGCTGGATCCTTTGGATACGTTTATCCTCACCGACTCAATCACCTTGTCGGGGCCCCTCTTATACGATGACTTGCTAGCCAGAGCCCTGAGACAGAACAACGAATTGCTTATAGCACGTAATAATCTGAATATCAGTTCATTTGAATTAAAGGATGCACGTTCTCAACGTTATCCACGGCTTAATTTCAATGCAGGATACACGTACAACCAGATCAACTCCGAAACCGGTTTTGCTGAATACAGCCACAGCCTGGGGCCATCGCTCGGCGTTTCCCTGTCGTATCCCATTTTCGATGGCCTGAATGTGAACCGGACTGTCCAGAATGCCAAACTATCGATCAATACGAATGAGTACCTGGTGAAGGACACCGAGCTGACCATTGCCAACGACCTTTACAAAATCTACACGGATTACCTCACCCAGCTGGAAATTGTTCAGATTGAGCGGATCAACCAGGATGTTGCCCGGAAGAACCTCGAGGTGGCCTTTGAAAAATACCGGCTTGGTACCATCAACGACATTGACCTTCGCGAGATCCAGAAAAAGTACATTGATGCACAGTATCAGCTGCTTCTTTCACAGTTTCTCGCCAAAAAAGCCGAGACCGACCTGCTTCGGATCAGCGGAGAACTTTCGAAAATGCTTGATGGGAAGTAA
- a CDS encoding efflux RND transporter permease subunit, which translates to MNISSLSINRPVLASVISIVIILFGIIGYTFLGVREYPSVDPPVVSVSTSYVGANADVIESQITEPLEESINGVAGIRSLTSTSSDGRSSITVEFELGVDMEAAANDVRDRVSRASRNLPKDCDPPIITKSDADASPILLMTLQSSARDLMELSDIANIVFKERLQTIPGVSEVRIWGERKYAIKLMMDPALLVSYRLTPSDVRDALTRENVELPSGRIEGYRTEMVIRTQGRLTTPEEFNNMIIRESNGSLVRFRDIGHAILVPENERTIMRGNNGIPLVGVAVVPQPGANQIAIADEVYKRTEQIKVDLPSDIRLGIAMDTTKTIRKAITEVFDTLLIAFALVVLVIFVFLRNWRTTLIPVIAIPISLISGFFIMYIAGFSINILTLLAIVLATGLVVDDAIVVLENIYHKVESGIPPIEAGHRGAKEIYFAIISTTVTLAAVFMPIIFLSGLTGRLFREFGVVVAGTVLVSAVVSLTLTPMMSSRLLRKNVKHSGLFLKTEQWIDSFINGYNLALRKFIRHRWLALVIIAVSAALILGIGALIPSELAPLEDKSRFSVSCTAPEGTSFELMDDYMLQMLAIIDSIPEKEAMLAMTAPGWGSASSTNYGFIRATLTDPSDRERTQQEIVDDLGPVLRRFNFARSFATQEQTIGAGRGGGLPVQFVIQSPNFEKLRTIIPEFMEMAQTSPKFQVVDINLQFTKPEIAVEIDRDRARALGINVRDVAESLQLYFSGQRYGYFIMNNKQYQVIGQATRENRSEPLDLTSIYVRNNRNELIQIDNVVKLSEQSNPPQLYRYNRYVSARVSAQPAKGVTLGQGIEEMRRIAKETLDPSFSTALAGTSKEYEDSSKSLLFAFVLALVLIFLVLAAQFESYIDPLIIMFTVPLAVAGAVLSLWMFGQTINIFSEIGVIVLIGIVTKNGILIVEFANQRKAAGLELREAVIDAATRRLRPILMTSLATALGALPIALSLGAASHSRVPMGITIIGGLVFSLILTLFVIPALYTYMSRKIKKADHVTTIES; encoded by the coding sequence ATGAATATCTCATCCTTAAGCATCAATCGTCCCGTACTGGCAAGTGTCATTTCGATCGTCATTATCCTGTTTGGCATCATCGGATATACTTTTTTAGGGGTAAGGGAATATCCGAGCGTTGATCCTCCTGTCGTTTCGGTTTCAACAAGTTATGTGGGTGCCAATGCCGATGTGATCGAGTCACAGATCACCGAGCCCCTGGAAGAATCGATCAATGGAGTGGCCGGCATACGGTCGCTCACCTCCACCAGCAGCGATGGCCGCAGTAGCATTACGGTCGAATTTGAGCTGGGGGTGGATATGGAAGCGGCTGCCAACGATGTACGTGACCGTGTTTCACGTGCCAGCCGGAACCTTCCCAAGGACTGCGACCCCCCCATCATTACAAAATCAGATGCCGATGCCTCACCCATCCTCTTGATGACCCTGCAGAGCAGTGCGCGTGACCTGATGGAGCTCTCGGATATTGCCAACATCGTATTCAAGGAAAGGCTCCAGACCATCCCGGGGGTAAGCGAGGTCCGAATCTGGGGGGAGCGTAAATACGCCATCAAGCTGATGATGGACCCTGCCCTTCTGGTCAGTTACCGGTTGACTCCCTCGGATGTGAGGGATGCACTGACAAGGGAAAACGTGGAGTTACCCTCCGGCCGCATCGAAGGATACCGGACCGAAATGGTCATCCGGACGCAGGGCCGGCTCACCACGCCTGAAGAATTCAATAATATGATCATCCGCGAATCCAACGGGTCCCTGGTGCGTTTCCGTGACATCGGTCATGCCATACTGGTTCCTGAAAATGAACGGACCATCATGCGGGGCAACAACGGGATCCCCCTGGTCGGTGTTGCCGTCGTCCCTCAGCCAGGTGCAAACCAGATTGCCATTGCCGACGAGGTCTACAAAAGGACAGAACAGATCAAAGTTGACCTGCCCTCCGACATCAGGCTGGGAATAGCCATGGATACGACAAAAACGATTCGTAAAGCCATCACCGAGGTCTTTGATACCCTCCTGATCGCCTTTGCCTTGGTCGTACTGGTAATCTTTGTCTTTCTCAGAAACTGGCGAACCACCCTGATCCCCGTGATCGCCATCCCGATCTCACTGATCAGCGGATTTTTCATCATGTATATAGCCGGATTCTCCATCAACATACTGACCCTTCTTGCGATCGTGCTGGCTACCGGACTTGTGGTGGATGATGCTATCGTGGTGCTGGAGAACATCTATCACAAGGTGGAATCGGGTATCCCTCCCATCGAAGCAGGTCACAGGGGAGCCAAAGAGATCTATTTTGCCATCATCTCCACGACCGTCACCCTGGCGGCAGTCTTCATGCCGATCATCTTTCTCAGCGGACTGACAGGAAGGTTATTTCGGGAATTCGGCGTGGTAGTCGCAGGGACTGTTCTGGTCTCCGCGGTGGTCTCGCTGACACTCACACCCATGATGAGCTCACGCCTGCTGCGAAAAAATGTTAAACACAGTGGACTGTTTCTGAAGACGGAACAGTGGATCGATAGCTTCATCAACGGCTATAATCTTGCCCTCCGCAAATTTATCCGCCACCGGTGGCTGGCCCTGGTGATCATTGCCGTTTCAGCAGCCCTCATCCTGGGTATCGGCGCCTTGATCCCGTCCGAACTTGCCCCCCTGGAAGATAAAAGCCGCTTTAGCGTCAGCTGTACCGCACCTGAAGGCACTTCGTTTGAGCTGATGGATGATTATATGCTTCAAATGCTGGCCATCATCGACTCCATTCCTGAAAAAGAAGCGATGCTGGCAATGACGGCACCGGGCTGGGGTTCGGCCTCTTCCACCAATTACGGCTTTATCCGGGCAACACTGACGGATCCCTCTGATCGGGAACGAACCCAGCAGGAAATCGTTGACGACCTGGGTCCTGTGCTGCGAAGGTTTAACTTCGCCCGCTCATTTGCCACACAGGAACAAACCATCGGGGCAGGCCGCGGAGGAGGATTGCCGGTGCAATTTGTGATTCAGTCGCCCAATTTTGAAAAACTGAGAACGATCATCCCTGAATTCATGGAAATGGCACAGACCAGTCCAAAATTCCAGGTGGTGGATATCAACCTTCAGTTCACAAAACCTGAGATCGCCGTAGAGATCGACCGTGACCGGGCAAGGGCCCTGGGAATCAATGTTCGGGATGTGGCTGAAAGTCTCCAGCTGTACTTCAGCGGCCAGCGGTATGGTTATTTCATCATGAACAACAAACAATACCAGGTGATCGGGCAGGCAACGCGGGAAAACAGGAGCGAACCCCTTGATCTCACTTCGATCTACGTGCGTAACAACCGCAATGAACTGATCCAGATCGATAACGTGGTAAAACTTTCCGAGCAAAGCAACCCTCCCCAGCTTTACCGTTACAACCGGTATGTTTCAGCCAGAGTGTCGGCCCAACCAGCCAAGGGCGTTACCCTGGGCCAGGGAATCGAGGAGATGAGAAGGATCGCGAAAGAAACACTGGATCCATCCTTTTCGACAGCACTGGCAGGCACATCCAAAGAATACGAGGACAGTTCAAAAAGTCTTTTATTCGCTTTCGTACTGGCCCTGGTCCTGATCTTCCTGGTTTTGGCCGCCCAGTTTGAAAGCTACATCGACCCCCTGATCATCATGTTTACGGTGCCGCTTGCAGTGGCAGGAGCCGTACTTTCGCTGTGGATGTTCGGGCAGACGATCAACATTTTCAGCGAGATCGGTGTCATCGTGCTCATCGGGATCGTAACCAAGAACGGCATTCTGATCGTCGAATTTGCCAACCAGCGAAAGGCAGCAGGTCTGGAGCTCCGCGAAGCGGTGATCGATGCAGCCACGCGCCGCCTGAGGCCCATCCTGATGACCAGCCTGGCCACCGCGCTGGGCGCCCTTCCCATTGCCCTGTCGCTGGGAGCAGCTTCCCACAGCCGCGTTCCCATGGGGATTACGATCATCGGAGGACTGGTCTTTTCGCTCATCCTGACCCTTTTTGTGATCCCGGCACTGTATACCTATATGTCCAGAAAAATCAAGAAAGCCGATCATGTTACCACGATTGAAAGCTAA